From a single Vitis vinifera cultivar Pinot Noir 40024 chromosome 18, ASM3070453v1 genomic region:
- the LOC100242103 gene encoding pentatricopeptide repeat-containing protein At1g25360 yields the protein MDMRNAANVRRLANQYAAQLQQCCPHNPMSYSIARTVHAHMIASGFKPRGYILNRLIDVYCKSSDLVSAHHLFDEIRQPDIVARTTLIAAHSSAGNSNLAREIFFATPLGIRDTVCYNAMITGYSHNNDGFGAIELFRDLLRNGFRPDNFTFTSVLGALALIVEDEKQCQQIHCAVVKSGSGFVTSVLNALLSVFVKCASSPLVSSSSLMAAARKLFDEMTERDELSWTTMIAGYVRNGELDAARQFLDGMTEKLVVAWNAMISGYVHHGFFLEALEMFRKMYLLGIQWDEFTYTSVLSACANAGFFLHGKQVHAYILRTEPRPSLDFSLSVNNALATLYWKCGKVDEARQVFNQMPVKDLVSWNAILSGYVNAGRIDEAKSFFEEMPERNLLTWTVMISGLAQNGFGEESLKLFNRMKSEGFEPCDYAFAGAIIACAWLAALMHGRQLHAQLVRLGFDSSLSAGNALITMYAKCGVVEAAHCLFLTMPYLDSVSWNAMIAALGQHGHGAQALELFELMLKEDILPDRITFLTVLSTCSHAGLVEEGHRYFKSMSGLYGICPGEDHYARMIDLLCRAGKFSEAKDMIETMPVEPGPPIWEALLAGCRIHGNMDLGIQAAERLFELMPQHDGTYVLLSNMYATVGRWDDVAKVRKLMRDKGVKKEPGCSWIEVENKVHVFLVDDIVHPEVQAVYNYLEELGLKMRKLGYIPDTKFVLHDMESEQKEYVLSTHSEKLAVGFGLLKLPLGATVRVFKNLRICGDCHNAFKFMSKVVEREIVVRDGKRFHHFKNGECSCGNYW from the coding sequence ATGGACATGAGAAATGCGGCGAACGTCCGAAGACTGGCCAACCAGTACGCAGCTCAACTGCAACAATGCTGTCCCCACAATCCCATGTCGTATTCTATCGCCCGTACTGTTCATGCCCACATGATAGCTTCTGGGTTCAAGCCACGAGGTTATATCCTCAACCGTCTCATTGATGTCTACTGCAAATCATCTGATCTCGTCTCCGCACACCACCTGTTCGACGAAATTCGTCAACCTGACATCGTCGCTAGAACCACGTTAATTGCCGCCCACTCCTCTGCTGGGAATTCCAATCTAGCACGAGAGATATTTTTTGCGACCCCCTTGGGAATCCGAGACACTGTTTGCTACAATGCTATGATCACGGGCTATTCACATAATAACGATGGTTTTGGAGCCATTGAACTGTTTCGTGACTTGTTGCGGAACGGCTTTAGGCCCGATAATTTCACGTTTACGAGTGTGCTAGGTGCTTTGGCGCTTatagttgaagatgaaaagcaGTGCCAGCAGATACATTGTGCTGTAGTGAAGTCAGGATCTGGGTTCGTTACTTCGGTTTTAAATGCACTACTATCTGTATTTGTTAAGTGTGCGTCTTCCCCATTAGTGTCATCGTCATCATTGATGGCTGCGGCCAGGAAGTTGTTTGACGAGATGACCGAGAGAGATGAGTTGTCGTGGACAACAATGATAGCCGGATATGTAAGGAATGGTGAACTTGATGCAGCACGTCAGTTTCTTGATGGGATGACAGAAAAATTGGTGGTTGCGTGGAATGCGATGATTTCGGGGTATGTGCATCATGGGTTTTTCCTAGAAGCTCTGGAAATGTTTAGGAAGATGTATTTATTAGGAATTCAGTGGGATGAATTTACATACACAAGTGTACTTAGTGCTTGTGCAAATGCAGGATTTTTTCTGCATGGAAAGCAGGTGCATGCTTACATTCTACGCACTGAACCAAGGCCTTCCCTTGATTTTTCATTGTCTGTAAATAATGCATTGGCAACACTCTATTGGAAATGTGGTAAAGTTGATGAGGCACGGCAGGTTTTTAATCAGATGCCTGTAAAAGACCTTGTTTCATGGAATGCAATCTTATCAGGCTATGTTAATGCAGGGCGGATTGATGAAGCTAAATCATTTTTTGAGGAGATGCCAGAGAGGAATCTTTTGACATGGACTGTGATGATATCTGGATTGGCACAAAATGGTTTTGGTGAAGAAAGTCTGAAGCTATTCAATCGAATGAAGTCAGAGGGCTTTGAGCCATGTGATTATGCATTTGCAGGGGCAATTATTGCTTGTGCTTGGCTTGCAGCATTGATGCATGGACGCCAGCTCCATGCTCAACTTGTCCGGCTAGGTTTTGATTCTAGCCTTTCAGCAGGAAATGCACTGATAACAATGTATGCAAAATGTGGTGTTGTTGAGGCTGCCCACTGTCTTTTCCTAACAATGCCTTATTTGGATTCAGTATCTTGGAATGCCATGATTGCAGCTCTGGGTCAACATGGACATGGTGCTCAAGCACTAGAACTTTTTGAACTGATGTTGAAGGAAGACATATTACCAGATCGGATAACTTTCCTCACAGTTCTTTCCACTTGTAGCCATGCCGGTCTAGTTGAAGAGGGGCATCGCTATTTCAAATCCATGTCAGGCCTTTATGGTATATGCCCAGGTGAAGATCATTATGCTCGTATGATTGATTTGTTGTGTCGAGCTGGGAAGTTCTCAGAAGCAAAGGATATGATTGAAACAATGCCTGTTGAGCCAGGTCCACCTATTTGGGAGGCACTTCTTGCTGGTTGCCGGATTCATGGGAACATGGATTTAGGTATCCAAGCTGCAGAACGACTCTTTGAGCTAATGCCACAGCATGATGGAACCTATGTGCTCTTGTCAAACATGTACGCCACTGTGGGCAGGTGGGATGATGTGGCTAAGGTGCGGAAATTAATGAGGGACAAGGGTGTGAAAAAGGAGCCTGGATGTAGTTGGATTGAGGTTGAAAACAAAGTTCATGTGTTCTTAGTGGATGATATTGTGCACCCTGAGGTGCAAGCAGTATACAATTATCTCGAAGAACTGGGATTAAAAATGAGGAAATTAGGGTATATCCCTGACACAAAGTTTGTATTGCATGATATGGAATCTGAGCAGAAGGAATATGTTTTGTCTACTCACAGTGAAAAGCTTGCTGTTGGTTTTGGGCTCCTGAAGCTCCCTCTTGGAGCCACAGTTAGGGTTTTCAAGAACCTTAGAATTTGTGGGGATTGTCACAATGCATTCAAGTTTATGTCAAAAGTGGTGGAGAGAGAGATTGTTGTGAGAGATGGTAAGAGATTTCATCATTTCAAGAATGGCGAATGCTCTTGTGGCAATTACTGgtaa
- the LOC100264366 gene encoding uncharacterized protein LOC100264366: MEGLRVSDANLIVYVHPSKANRVSQAILRELSSLLFKFNEIFDGVVLAYDVDIPSKDAKILPGIHPYFGVRLKAKLLLFSPKPNMLIEGKVVKLAQESIHIVVLGFSSAIITDEEIRGEFKYKIKHGEAVFVSRSHKRHVIKVGTMIRFLVKSLDEEILHISGSLNPPHTGSILWLDKKLEDASPSSRSTKKRRENGESREMQEHDTVDGGVFSLDNSHHIKKSKKRKISEES; this comes from the exons ATGGAGGGATTAAGGGTTTCAGACGCGAATTTGATAGTATATGTGCATCCATCGAAAGCGAATAGGGTCTCTCAAGCCATCCTTCGTGAACTCAGTTCTTTGCTTTTCAA ATTCAATGAAATCTTTGATGGAGTCGTATTGGCATATGATGTCGATATTCCAAGTAAAGATGCCAAGATTCTTCCTGGGATCCATCCATATTTTGGTGTTAGATTAAAAGCAAAACTTTTACTTTTCTCTCCGAAGCCGAACATGCTTATAG AAGGAAAGGTGGTGAAACTTGCTCAAGAATCCATTCATATCGTTGTTCTTGGATTTTCATCTGCTATTATAACAGATGAAGAGATCCGTggagaatttaaatataaaatt AAACATGGTGAGGCAGTATTCGTCAGTAGATCTCACAAGCGACATGTGATAAAGGTTGGGACCATGATACGTTTCTTAGTGAAGAG TTTGGATGAGGAAATACTTCACATATCTGGATCTTTAAATCCACCTCACACAGGAAGCATACTTTGGCTGGATAAAAAATTGGAAGATGCTTCACCAAGCAGCAG GAGTACCAAGAAGAGGAGAGAAAATGGGGAAAGTAGGGAAATGCAAGAACATGATACTGTAGATGGGGGAGTATTTTCCTTGGATAATAGTCATCATATTAAGAAGTCAAAAAAACGTAAGATCAGTGAAGAATCTTGA